The following are encoded in a window of Salvelinus fontinalis isolate EN_2023a chromosome 40, ASM2944872v1, whole genome shotgun sequence genomic DNA:
- the LOC129839231 gene encoding uncharacterized protein LOC129839231 → MSGEQYNLYNIGGKPARRMRNLMSVNISLLCAVSCVMSSVITKRGKEGGNSSIQCPYDRGFETNQKYLSKGIWAYRVDVIKTQTHQHPAWTHEGRFSLYDDTERRVFTVTITNLIQEDSGTYCCEINTWWWYHKTEVRITVDRAPVPPNPGSVTSRPLLSTTHPSTNITMTTDSSNSTADRTNGTVGTTSPPTDMTRTQGNNSIITTDRTRTQGDVMFSGVVLGVLGDVMFSGVGLGVLGDVMFSGVGLGVLGDVMFSGVVLGVLGDVMFSGVGLGVVLLLLGLLLFMFFRQRRDRDRRPTASKHSARLLVSGSMTTNQDPDTGTITNPIYATGTNHNPDTACDINTIYAKATNPHPDDIYSNVGGGEDPDSVTYATDSDQDGHELQLFVSLV, encoded by the exons ATGAGTGGAGAACAGTATAATTTGTACAACATAGGAGGGAAGCCAGCGAGAAGAATGAGGAATCTGATGTCTGTCAACATCAGCCTCCTCTGTG CTGTGAGCTGTGTGATGTCATCAGTGATCacaaagagagggaaagaaggaggaAATTCTAGCATTCAGTGTCCTTATGACCGGGGGTTTGAGACAAACCAGAAGTACCTCTCTAAAGGGATCTGGGCCTACCGGGTTGACGTGATCAAAACCCAAACGCATCAGCACCCAGCGTGGACTCATGAAGGGAGATTCTCTCTGTATGACgacacagagagaagagtctTCACTGTGACCATCACTAACCTGATCCAGGAGGATTCTGGGACCTACTGTTGTGAAATTAACACATGGTGGTGGTATCACAAGACTGAAGtcaggatcactgtggacagag cTCCTGTTCCTCCCAACCCTGGCTCCGTCACCTCCAGACCTCTCCTCTCCACGACACACCCATCAACAAACATCACCATGACAACTGACTCCTCAAACTCCACAGCAG ATAGGACCAATggaacagtaggaacaacatcaccacccacagacatgactagaacacaaggtaacaacagcatcaTCACCACAGACAggactagaacacaag GTGATGTGATGTTCTCTGGTGTTGTTCTGGGTGTTCTAG GTGATGTGATGTTCTCTGGTGTTGGTCTGGGTGTTCTAGGTGATGTGATGTTCTCTGGTGTTGGTCTGGGTGTTCTAG GTGATGTGATGTTCTCTGGTGTTGTTCTGGGTGTTCTAGGTGATGTGATGTTCTCTGGTGTTGGTCTGGGTGTTGTTCTATTACTGCTGGGTCTGCTGCTGTTCATGTTCtttagacagaggagagacagagacaggagaccaACAG CATCTAAACACTCTGCCAGACTGTTGGTGTCTGGCTCCATGACAACCAACCAGGATCCAGACACAGGAACCATCACCAACCCCATCTATGCCACAGGAACCAATCATAACCCAGATACAGCCTGTGATATCAACACCATCTATGCCAAGGCAACCAATCCTCATCCAGATGACATCTACTCCAACGTTGGAGGTGGAGAGGATCCAGACAGTGTGacgtatgctact GATTCGGACCAAGATGGACATGAGCTGCAGCTCTTCGTCTCTCTGGTCTAA